From Apium graveolens cultivar Ventura chromosome 9, ASM990537v1, whole genome shotgun sequence, the proteins below share one genomic window:
- the LOC141686811 gene encoding putative casein kinase II subunit beta-4: MQSRRGGGGGGSKSEMINNNKTKQINDALDKHLERSSSRGGGGAGGLVLKDNDRFSMFSGNGNGKALLQKKKLVEESETDSEESDVSGSDGVDSSWISWFCNLRGNEFLCEVDEDYIQDDFNLCGLGSQVPYYDHALDLILDLESSAGDVFTEEQHDLVETAAEMLYGLIHVRYILTTKGQAAMLEKYKNAEFGRCPRVCCSGQPCLPVGQSDIPRQSTVKIYCPKCEDIYAPQSRNQDNLDGAYFGTTFPHLFLMTYGHLKPQKRLPSYIPRVFGFKVHKP; the protein is encoded by the exons ATGCAAAGCAGGAGAGGAGGAGGTGGGGGAGGATCGAAATCGGAAATGATAAATAATAATAAGACGAAACAGATTAATGATGCTCTTGATAAGCATTTGGAGCGATCTTCATCTCGAGGCGGAGGAGGAGCTGGAGGATTGGTTTTGAAGGATAATGATCGGTTTTCGATGTTTTCTGGTAACGGGAACGGGAAGGCTTTGCTTCAGAAGAAGAAGCTTGTTG AGGAATCTGAAACCGACAGCGAGGAATCAGATGTTAGCGGTTCTGATGGGGTGGACTCGTCATGGATTTCTTGGTTTTGCAATTTGCGGGGAAATGAGTTCTTATGTGAAGTTGATGAGGATTACATTCAAGATGATTTTAATTTGTGTGGATTAGGCAGCCAAGTTCCGTACTATGATCATGCTCTTGATCTGATTTTAGATCTCGAGTCCTCTGCTG GTGATGTATTTACAGAAGAACAACATGATTTAGTCGAAACAGCAGCAGAGATGTTATATGGTCTGATACATGTTCGATATATATTGACAACTAAAGGACAGGCTGCTATG TTGGAGAAGTACAAGAATGCTGAGTTTGGTCGATGCCCTAGAGTTTGCTGCTCTGGACAACCCTGCTTACCTGTTGGTCAATCAGATATTCCTCGCCAATCCACTGTAAAGATATATTGTCCCAAGTGCGAAGATATATATGCCCCGCAATCCAGGAATCAAGATA ACCTCGACGGAGCCTATTTTGGAACGACTTTTCCTCACCTGTTTCTTATGACTTACGGGCATCTTAAGCCACAGAAGAGATTGCCGAGCTATATCCCAAGAGTATTCGGTTTCAAGGTTCACAAACCATGA